One Candidatus Binataceae bacterium genomic region harbors:
- a CDS encoding ABC transporter ATP-binding protein, with amino-acid sequence MDSQSSDIEGRDLVKAFGDIVAVDHLSFSVRRGEIFGLVGPDGAGKTTTMRILAGILPPDSGGAMVAGYDVVANPESVKSCISYMPQRFGLYEDLTVDENIRFYADLFGVKRKARDERALPLLAACGMSRFRSRLAGNLSGGMKQKLGLVCALIHTPRVLLLDEPTNGVDPVSRREFWAMLYSLLGQGVTILNSTAYLDEAERCNRLALLNEGRLLLCDEPERLKAMMPGAVLSIVSTEARHLRDELRHAPGVTGTVLVGDAIHVFVDDGPRRLAEITRRLEAAGIEYQEATQVPPSIEDLFVSATTTELEAA; translated from the coding sequence ATGGACAGCCAGTCCTCGGACATTGAGGGCCGAGATCTGGTCAAGGCCTTCGGCGACATCGTCGCCGTCGATCACTTAAGCTTCTCGGTCCGCCGCGGTGAAATTTTCGGACTGGTAGGCCCAGATGGAGCCGGCAAGACCACGACGATGCGCATCTTGGCCGGCATTCTGCCGCCGGACAGCGGCGGAGCCATGGTCGCCGGCTACGACGTGGTCGCCAATCCCGAATCGGTCAAAAGCTGCATCAGCTACATGCCGCAACGCTTTGGGCTCTACGAAGACCTTACGGTCGATGAAAACATCCGCTTCTACGCCGACCTGTTCGGCGTGAAGCGCAAGGCCCGCGACGAGCGGGCGTTGCCACTTCTTGCGGCATGCGGGATGAGCAGGTTTCGTTCGCGACTCGCGGGCAACCTGTCAGGCGGAATGAAGCAAAAACTCGGCCTGGTCTGCGCGCTGATTCATACACCGCGCGTGTTGTTACTCGATGAGCCGACCAACGGGGTTGATCCGGTTTCGCGCCGCGAGTTCTGGGCCATGCTCTATTCGCTGCTGGGTCAGGGCGTTACGATTCTCAACTCAACCGCCTATCTCGATGAGGCCGAGCGCTGCAATAGACTGGCGCTTCTGAACGAGGGCCGGCTGTTGTTGTGTGACGAGCCCGAGCGATTGAAAGCGATGATGCCGGGTGCGGTTCTATCGATAGTCTCAACCGAAGCCCGCCACCTGCGCGACGAGCTGCGCCATGCGCCCGGAGTGACCGGAACCGTGCTGGTGGGTGATGCGATCCACGTTTTCGTCGACGATGGACCGCGTCGGCTGGCGGAAATCACCAGAAGGCTTGAGGCCGCGGGCATCGAATACCAGGAGGCAACCCAGGTTCCGCCCAGCATCGAGGACCTGTTCGTATCCGCCACCACCACAGAGCTCGAGGCGGCCTGA
- a CDS encoding HlyD family efflux transporter periplasmic adaptor subunit: MNVQTSPVQQRTGTDDVTPRSSRKRALLLALVVLAGAGVAALYWQIFRQGVAAGELMVSGNIEAHQSLVSFKDVTSRIVELPFDEGQWVEKGQLIARVDDSNYKQQVAVDEAAVQVQQQQLASARQNLLAAQHTVANDQADFAEKNVDLQRYQELWKENATSAQSRDLAETATKQSAASLKHDQAMVGVGEENISAAAAAVKNAQETLRLTKITLGYTVLSAPFSGVIVVRQTELGEVMQPGTPVVTLADLDHVWLRGYVSETDLGKIRWGQGATVTTDTYPGKKYPGRISFISSSAEFTPKSVETHQERVTLVYRIKIDVDNPNHELKPGMPADALIKLGKPPAEDSVNGQPVLGH, translated from the coding sequence ATGAATGTCCAAACCAGCCCCGTCCAGCAGAGAACCGGCACCGACGACGTCACCCCGCGTTCTTCCCGGAAGCGCGCGCTGCTGCTCGCACTGGTCGTGTTGGCGGGCGCGGGTGTGGCGGCCCTCTACTGGCAGATTTTCCGCCAAGGCGTGGCGGCAGGTGAATTGATGGTCTCCGGCAATATCGAGGCGCATCAAAGTCTCGTGAGTTTCAAGGACGTCACTTCGCGGATAGTTGAGTTGCCCTTCGACGAAGGACAGTGGGTCGAAAAAGGACAGCTCATCGCGCGGGTCGATGACTCCAACTACAAGCAGCAGGTCGCGGTCGACGAAGCCGCCGTGCAGGTCCAGCAACAGCAACTCGCGTCAGCGCGGCAGAACCTGCTCGCGGCACAGCACACCGTCGCCAACGATCAGGCCGACTTCGCGGAAAAGAACGTCGACCTTCAGCGCTACCAGGAACTATGGAAAGAGAACGCGACCTCGGCGCAGAGCCGCGACCTCGCCGAGACCGCGACCAAGCAATCCGCGGCGTCGCTCAAGCACGATCAGGCAATGGTCGGGGTCGGCGAGGAAAATATCTCGGCCGCGGCTGCCGCCGTCAAGAATGCGCAAGAAACGTTGCGGCTCACAAAGATCACGCTTGGCTATACGGTGCTGAGCGCGCCGTTCTCGGGCGTCATCGTGGTGCGGCAGACCGAGCTCGGAGAAGTGATGCAACCGGGGACTCCGGTGGTGACGCTCGCCGATCTCGATCACGTGTGGTTGCGCGGCTACGTCAGCGAAACTGATCTCGGCAAGATCCGCTGGGGGCAGGGCGCTACGGTCACCACCGACACCTATCCCGGCAAGAAATATCCGGGCCGAATCTCCTTCATCTCGTCGAGCGCGGAGTTCACGCCCAAGAGCGTCGAGACCCACCAGGAACGCGTAACGCTCGTGTATCGAATCAAGATCGACGTCGATAATCCCAATCATGAACTCAAGCCAGGCATGCCCGCCGACGCGCTCATCAAGCTCGGCAAGCCGCCTGCGGAAGACTCCGTCAATGGACAGCCAGTCCTCGGACATTGA
- a CDS encoding TetR/AcrR family transcriptional regulator yields MSSDPLAARAQRIHPSVRRRRKEQRPGEIIEAAIREFSRRGFAATRLEDVAERAGVTKGTIYFYFKDKEDLFKAAARSSLEPALNEIEALGAHFEGSAEESLRVHLSAVYPKLVTNPRAGQILRLIIAEGPQFPELVEFYYSEIISRGIAILRRVLERGIARHEFRLTGAVDFPQTVFAPALAALIWNLLLGKHHSLDFDAYARTHLDLVLNGLKVKSK; encoded by the coding sequence GTGTCAAGCGATCCACTCGCTGCCCGCGCGCAGCGCATTCATCCCTCCGTTCGCCGGCGTCGCAAGGAACAGCGCCCCGGCGAGATTATCGAAGCCGCCATCCGGGAGTTCTCGCGCCGCGGCTTCGCCGCAACTCGACTGGAGGACGTGGCCGAAAGGGCCGGCGTGACTAAGGGTACCATCTACTTCTACTTCAAAGACAAAGAGGATCTGTTCAAGGCCGCTGCGCGGAGTTCGCTGGAGCCCGCGCTCAACGAGATCGAAGCGCTCGGCGCGCATTTCGAAGGCTCGGCGGAAGAGTCGCTCCGCGTCCATCTGAGCGCGGTGTATCCGAAACTAGTGACCAATCCCCGTGCCGGGCAAATTCTGCGACTGATAATCGCCGAGGGTCCGCAGTTTCCGGAACTCGTCGAATTCTACTATTCGGAGATCATCTCGCGCGGGATCGCAATCCTAAGGCGGGTGCTCGAACGCGGCATCGCGCGCCACGAATTCCGGCTCACCGGGGCGGTCGATTTTCCCCAGACCGTCTTCGCTCCTGCTCTCGCCGCGCTCATCTGGAACCTGCTGCTCGGTAAACACCACTCTTTGGACTTCGACGCGTATGCGCGCACCCACCTCGACCTGGTGCTCAACGGCTTGAAGGTCAAAAGCAAATAG